A single window of Nicotiana sylvestris chromosome 3, ASM39365v2, whole genome shotgun sequence DNA harbors:
- the LOC104245782 gene encoding uncharacterized protein has translation MGSSEERVVAVIMVGGPTKGTRFRPLSLNIPKPLFPLAGQPMVHHPISACKRIPNLAQIYLVGFYEEREFAIYVSSISNELRIPVRYLKEDKPHGSAGGLYNFRDLLMEDSPSHIFLLNCDVCCSFPLPEMLEAHRRYGGMGTILVSKVSAETASEFGELVADPDTNELLHYTEKPETFVSDRINCGVYVFTPDIFNAIQGVSSQRKDRANLRRVSSFEALQPVNRSLPTDFVRLDQDILTPLAGKKQLYTYETMDFWEQIKTPGMSLKCSGLYLAQYRSTSPHLLASGDGSKMAAISGDVYIHPSAKVHPTAKIGPNVSISANARIGAGARLISCIILDDVEIKENGVVIHAIVGWKSSIGRWSRVQAAGDYNAKLGITILGESVSVEDEVVVINSIVLPNKTLNVSVQEEIIL, from the exons atgggAAGTTCTGAGGAGAGAGTTGTGGCTGTGATCATGGTCGGTGGACCAACCAAAG GTACACGATTCCGCCCATTGTCATTAAATATCCCAAAGCCACTCTTTCCATTAGCGGGACAGCCAATGGTTCATCATCCGATCTCTGCTTGTAAAAGG ATTCCAAACCTAGCGCAGATCTACCTTGTTGGCTTCTATGAGGAGCGTGAATTTGCGATATATGTATCTTCAATCTCGAATGAACTGAGAATTCCTGTCAG ATACCTGAAGGAGGACAAACCACATGGTTCAGCCGGAGGACTTTACAACTTTAGGGATCTGCTCATGGAAGACAGCCCG TCACATATATTTTTGCTGAACTGTGACGTTTGCTGCAGTTTTCCACTGCCTGAGATGCTTG AGGCTCATAGAAGGTATGGTGGGATGGGAACCATTCTTGTCAGCAAG GTATCTGCTGAGACAGCTAGTGAATTTGGAGAACTGGTCGCTGACCCTGATACCAATGAACTGTTGCATTACACAGAGAAACCTGAAACTTTT GTGAGTGACCGCATCAACTGTGGTGTGTACGTATTTACACCAGATATCTTCAATGCTATTCAAGGAGTATCCAGTCAGAGGAAAGACAGAG CTAACCTAAGGCGTGTATCCAGCTTTGAAGCTCTTCAGCCGGTAAACAG GAGTCTTCCAACAGACTTTGTACGGTTGGATCAAGATATTTTGACACCTCTTGCAGGGAAGAAGCAGCTATATACCTACGAAACCATGGATTTCTGGGAACAAATTAAAACACCAGG GATGTCTCTGAAATGCTCTGGTCTCTACCTGGCTCAATATAGATCCACCTCACCACATCTTTTGGCAAGTGGGGATGGCTCAAAGATGGCAGCAATCAGTGGTGATGTTTATATCCATCCATCTGCTAAAGTTCATCCAACTGCAAAG ATTGGTCCAAATGTTTCGATTTCTGCTAATGCTCGTATTGGAGCTGGTGCCAGGCTCATCAGTTGTATTATTCTTGACGATGTTGAAATCAAG GAAAATGGGGTTGTTATTCATGCGATTGTTGGCTGGAAGTCTTCAATTGGTAGATGGTCAAGAGTCCAG GCAGCAGGAGACTACAATGCGAAGCTTGGGATCACAATTCTTG GTGAATCTGTCTCGGTTGAGGATGAAGTAGTGGTAATCAACAGCATTGTGCTGCCAAACAAGACTCTTAATGTGAGTGTCCAAGAAGAGATCATACTTTAA
- the LOC104245802 gene encoding aminoaldehyde dehydrogenase 2: MAIPNMQIPSRQLFIDGEWREPVKKNRLPVINPATEEIIGYIPAATAEDVDIAVKAARRALGRNGWGSTTGAQRAKFLRAIAAKVLEKRPELATLETIDNGKPWFEAASDIDDVVACFEYYADLAEALDSKNKTEVKLHLDSFKTHVYKEPLGVVGLITPWNYPLLMTTWKVAPALAAGCAAVLKPSELASITSLELGEICREVGLPPGALNILTGLGHEAGSPLVSHPDVDKIAFTGSGPTGIKIMTAAAQLVKPVTLELGGKSPIVVFDDIPNIDIAVEWTLFGCFWTNGQICSATSRLIIQDTIASQFLDRLLEWTKNIKISDPLEEDCKLGPVISRGQYEKVLKLISTAKNEGATILYGGERPQHLKKGYYIQPTIITDVDTSMEIWKEEVFGPVLCVKTFKTEEEAIELANDTKYGLGAAILSKDLDRCERFTKAFQSGIVWINCSQPCFWQPPWGGKKRSGFGRELGEWSLENYLNIKQVTQYVSDEPWAFYKSPSKL; this comes from the exons ATGGCAATTCCCAATATGCAGATCCCTAGTCGGCAGCTGTTCATCGACGGTGAATGGAGAGAACCCGTCAAGAAGAACCGGTTACCCGTCATTAATCCCGCCACTGAAGAAATCATCG GGTATATTCCGGCAGCTACGGCGGAGGATGTAGATATCGCTGTCAAAGCTGCACGGAGAGCGCTTGGTCGAAATGGCTGGGGTTCTACAACTGGAGCACAGCGCGCTAAGTTTCTTCGTGCTATTGCTGCCAAG GTACTGGAGAAGAGGCCTGAACTTGCTACACTTGAGACAATTGATAATGGAAAACCCTGGTTTGAGGCTGCCTCTGATATT GATGATGTCGTAGCGTGCTTTGAGTACTATGCAGACCTCGCAGAAGCTTTGGATTCAAAAAACAAGACTGAAGTTAAACTTCATCTGGATTCATTCAAGACCCATGTTTATAAAGAGCCTCTTGGTGTTGTGGGGTTAATTACTCCATG GAATTATCCTCTGCTGATGACCACATGGAAAGTCGCTCCTGCCCTAGCTGCTGGTTGTGCAGCAGTGCTTAAGCCGTCTGAACTTGCGTCCAT TACCTCTTTGGAGTTGGGTGAAATCTGTAGAGAGGTGGGTCTACCTCCTGGTGCCCTTAACATACTAACGGGATTGGGACATGAAGCTGGTTCTCCTTTGGTATCGCATCCTGATGTTGACAAG ATTGCCTTTACAGGAAGTGGCCCTACTGGGATCAAGATCATGACCGCTGCAGCTCAACTAGTTAAA ccAGTTACTCTTGAGCTTGGTGGGAAAAGTCCTATAGTGGTGTTTGATGACATTCCTAACATTGATATAG CTGTTGAGTGGACTCTTTTTGGCTGCTTTTGGACAAATGGTCAAATTTGCAGTGCAACATCACGTCTTATAATACAG GATACAATTGCTTCACAATTTTTGGACAGGCTTCTAGAGTGGACGAAAAACATCAAAATCTCTGATCCCTTGGAAGAAGACTGCAAGCTTGGTCCTGTCATTAGTCGTGGACAG TATGAGAAGGTCTTGAAGCTCATCTCAACAGCCAAAAATGAAGGTGCAACCATTCTTTATGGTGGCGAACGGCCTCAG CACTTAAAGAAAGGATATTACATTCAACCAACAATCATAACTGATGTGGATACGTCCATGGAAATCTGGAAAGAGGAGGTATTTGGACCTGTTCTTTGTGTCAAAACATTTAAAACTGAAGAGGAAGCCATTGAACTAGCAAATGATACCAA GTATGGTTTGGGTGCTGCTATTTTGTCAAAAGATCTTGACAGGTGTGAGCGTTTCACAAAG GCTTTTCAGTCTGGGATTGTCTGGATCAACTGTTCACAGCCATGCTTTTGGCAACCTCCATGGGGTGGCAAAAAACGTAGTGGTTTTGGACGTGAACTTGGGGAATG GAGTCTTGAGAACTACCTAAACATTAAGCAAGTGACTCAGTATGTGTCTGACGAACCATGGGCTTTTTACAAGTCACCTTCAAAGCTGTGA